In Ischnura elegans chromosome 6, ioIscEleg1.1, whole genome shotgun sequence, one genomic interval encodes:
- the LOC124160577 gene encoding COMM domain-containing protein 2 produces MLLFLTEAHKRHLGILSEQPLAAFKDICTVASSFFLNGPDVKLVQESSQKLEIPPQHLQHAVEALVKLLIESFRNKLKADEFSRTSQALGFSEEQRELLLKIFEDEGKRLGQHGGLLIPPHYHNLEWRFETQVASRSLMHQLTPLVTLRLQLKDSQTNRREKVETHENENKSTHVQTQTLQIDPVSLFHITGILEQALAEGSSRHCRRIQRSLE; encoded by the exons CTTTTAAGGACATCTGCACTGTGGCCTCAAGTTTCTTTTTAAATGGCCCTGATGTAAAGCTGGTTCAGGAATCATCCC AAAAACTGGAGATACCTCCCCAACACCTACAGCATGCAGTAGAAGCATTGGTGAAGCTTCTAATTGAAAGTTTCAGGAATaag CTGAAAGCTGATGAGTTCTCTCGTACCTCACAAGCATTGGGTTTTAGTGAGGAGCAAAGGGAACTGctactgaaaatatttgaagatgaAGGGAAGCGTCTCGGCCAGCATGGAGGTCTTTTGATCCCTCCCCATTACCACAATCTAGAATGGAGATTTGAGACTCAA GTTGCATCCCGTTCTCTGATGCATCAACTTACTCCTTTGGTGACTTTGAGATTACAGCTGAAGGATTCTCAAACTAATCGTCGTGAAAAG GTTGAAacacatgaaaatgaaaataagtctACTCATGTTCAAACACAGACTCTTCAAATTGACCCAGTGAGCCTATTTCACATAACAGGCATCCTTGAGCAAGCCCTGGCTGAAGGAAGTAGCAGGCATTGTCGGCGTATACAGCGCTCTCTTGAATAA